ACACCGTTGGCAACTTCTGAGAAAGTAATGCAAATTGTCGATGACATTTTGCTCAAACAACCAGAAACCGATTCTACTTTCACAACTGTGGGTGGTTCATTGTTTGGCAGCAATACTACAGAAAATCCTTTACGCGCCACCAGCACCATCAATCTCAAACCAGGCACAGATGTTGAAGCCTTCGTTAAAAGAGTAACTCAAGAATTTAACAAACTCAACTTAGCTGGAATTCTGCTACGCCTTAATCCTGGTCAAGTGCGGGGTTTAATCTTGAGTAATTCCCCAGTGCAAGGGTCAGAAGTTGACGTGATCCTCCAAGGTGAGAATGAACAAAGTTTAACCCAAGCAGGCGCCCAAGTATTAGAAGCTCTGCAAGAAAGAGCAACATTAGCAACATTCCGACCAGATGCCGACCCCCGACAACCAGAAATCCAAATTCGCCCTGACTGGGAAAGGGTTTCAGCTTTGGGGCTGACAGCTCAAGAAATTGGTGCAACCATTCAGACAGCAATTGAAGGTTCAGTGCCTACGCAAATTCAACGTGGCAACCGTTTAGTTGATGTGCGGGTGCAGCTAAATAAAGAAGCTATTGACCGTCCCTCTCAACTAGAGCAATTACCACTATTCACAGAAAACAATCAATTAGTCCGCCTTTCAAATGTTGCCAGCATTGAAGAAGGCCAAGCCCCAGGTGAAGTACAGCGGATTAATCAGCGCCAAGCTTTTGTGATTGCAGGCAATTTGAACGAGGGAGTTAGCCTTAGTGAAGCGATCGCAGAAGTCAATCAGGTACTTAAAGATGTAGACTTACCTGATGGCGTTTCCATTGTGCCTAGTTCAGCCCAAGAAACTAATGACCAGCTTCAGAATGCTTTAAAAACTTTGGGAGCGTTAGCAACGTTCTTGATATTTGTAGTGATGGCGGTGCAATACAATTCACTGATTGACCCGTTAGTAATTATGTTTACTGTGCCGCTAGCGTTAGCTGGGGGACTTTTTGGACTTTACATTACTCAAACAGCAATTGGCGCAACTGTGATTGTTGGTGTGGTGCTGCTGGTGGGTATTGTGGTGAACGCGGGGATTTTGATGGTGGAACTGGCAAACCAAATTCGGGATGAAGTTGATTGTACTCGCCAAGTTGCCATCCTCAAAGCAGCTCCACAACGCTTGCGCCCAATTATCATGACTACAGTCACTACTATTTTGGGGCTGTTTCCCTTGGCATTGGGCATTGGTGAAGGTTCTGAGTTTTTACAACCTTTAGGAATTGTAGTTTTCTTTGGGATGGCGATCGCAACAATGCTGACGCTGTTTATCATCCCCTGTTTTTATATTTTGCTACACGATTTACTAGGCGGAGATTGGACTAAGCCAATATTCATGTATCTGCATTCATTGCAGAAAAAGTTTCATTACTCGCGTCCTATTTTCAGAATACCTAAATTCTTTTTACGAACTGTAAAGAACACAAAGGACGCGAAGGAGAAAAGAAATAGGTAAGTAGTTCTGTACAAATAAAATTGATTTGTGAGGTTTCTCAGTTGTCACTAATTATTTTATTTGTACAGTTCATCTAACTCATTGCTTCTGCCTTCAACACTTCAGATTCAATTAATACAATCTTGCGAATATGAGGATTGTTAATTCGAGAGTGACGGAAGTAGGAAATACTTAGCAAAAGCCACCAAGCAAAAAGAGAAAATAAAGATTTATCTAAAATTGATATAAAGCTTTGGAAGTTTTTTTGTTTGAGCGCTACTAAACTCCAATGCAGTTTCAGGTAATTTTTAATATGTTCAAAAGCAGGGACATGAGAATTATGTTTACTATCAATCAAAGCGTATATTTTCTTTTTCATTAAAATATTTGTATCTAGTCGCCGAGCCAAAGAAAACTTTTGATTATACGCACCAGGCCAAATGGTACGGTAGGCAAGGCACTGATTGAGGAAAACGGCATCCCCAAACTGGGCAATGCGAATCCAAGAATCAATGTCATCACAGTTCGCATCAAGTTGGGAATCCCAACCGCCAGTTTTGCAGAAAGCTTCACGACGGCAAGCCACTTGCACAGGTGTACCAAAGGGTACAAGCTCTAAAAGCATACCGTAATGAATATCTGCTTGGGGAATACAGAAAGCCAAGCCAGGGCCAAGTCGGGGGGTGCGGCTGAGTTCAACTTCATTACTATCCACCTGAGCAGCAATACAAGAACAAATGGCAGCATCAGGACAAAGTGCGATCGCCTTTGCCATTTGTTCTATACAGTTGGGAGATAAGTAATCATCATCATCCAAAAACTTAATCCAGTCGCCGCTAGCTTTTTCAACTCCAGCATTAACTGTTGCTGCGTGACCTTTGTTAACTTCATTACGATGGTAAACAACAGAATCACCTAAGCTTTTGACATAAATTTCAGTGTCTTGAGATGAACAGTCATCAGCAACAATTACCTCACAAGGAATTGTCTGGTTGAGGGCAGAATCAATAGCCCGACGCAACAAGTTTAAGCGGTTATAGGTAGTGATGACGACGCTAAATTTCATAAATATCACACCCTCAGCACAGGCTTCTGCAATATAACTTGCATTCCATAGCTCCCGTAACGGTAAAATTATCAATATCTAAATCTACAGGACTTACGCAACTGGCACATATACCTTTTGCTATAGAAATCAAAAGTCAAGAGGAGCCAGTTGCCTACGCTGAGGTAACAACCTTTAGAAAAAAATATGATACTTGCGTAAGTCCTTATGTAAAATTCAGTAGACTGAAACAGGTTTCTCGATTTATCATTAATGATTGTGAGTTTTTGAAGCAAACAGGCTATGAGCGCTCAAGAGATTATCCGCTCCATTGAAGCGGAACAATTAAAGTCGGATCTGCCCTTAATTTACGTGGGCGACACCGTGAAAGTCGGAGTCAAAATCAAAGAAGGTGATAAATACCGCGTGCAACCCTACGAAGGTGTTGTGATTGCTAAACGTAATGGCGGTATTAATGAAACGATTACAGTCCGCCGCGTATTTC
Above is a window of Nostoc sp. UHCC 0702 DNA encoding:
- the rplS gene encoding 50S ribosomal protein L19, which translates into the protein MSAQEIIRSIEAEQLKSDLPLIYVGDTVKVGVKIKEGDKYRVQPYEGVVIAKRNGGINETITVRRVFQGVGVERVFLLHSPRIDSIKVLRRGKVRRAKLYYLRDRVGKATRIKQRFDRSL
- a CDS encoding glycosyltransferase family 2 protein gives rise to the protein MKFSVVITTYNRLNLLRRAIDSALNQTIPCEVIVADDCSSQDTEIYVKSLGDSVVYHRNEVNKGHAATVNAGVEKASGDWIKFLDDDDYLSPNCIEQMAKAIALCPDAAICSCIAAQVDSNEVELSRTPRLGPGLAFCIPQADIHYGMLLELVPFGTPVQVACRREAFCKTGGWDSQLDANCDDIDSWIRIAQFGDAVFLNQCLAYRTIWPGAYNQKFSLARRLDTNILMKKKIYALIDSKHNSHVPAFEHIKNYLKLHWSLVALKQKNFQSFISILDKSLFSLFAWWLLLSISYFRHSRINNPHIRKIVLIESEVLKAEAMS